AGGAGGCATTGCATGACGAAAGCGGACTTCGACAGCCTGTTACCCGAACGCGGTTTCAACCGCCGGGCGTTTGTGGGAACCGCGGTAGGGAGCGGCTTTGCGGCCGCCGTGCTGCCGGTCAGCGCCCAGACGATCACCACCGACACCCAGGGCCTGGACGCCGGCCCGGTGAGCGTGCCGGTGGGCAACTTCAACATGCCGGCCTATGCGGCCCGGCCGGCGGGCGTGAAGCATCCGCCGGTGGTGCTGGTGATCAGCGAGATCTTCGGCGTGCATGAACACATTGCGGATGTCGCACGGCGGTTTGCCAAGGCCGGCTACTTCGCCATCGCGCCCGATCTGTTCCTGCGCCAGGGCGATGCCAAGGCCTACACCGAAATCAGCCGACTGATGGCCGAAGTGATCAGCAAGGTGCCGGATGAGCAGGTCCTGCGCGACCTGGATGCCACCGTCGCGTTTGCCAAGGCCCAGGGCGGCAACACCGCGCGGCTGGGCATCACCGGCTTCTGCTGGGGTGGTCGCATCACCTGGCTGTATTCGGCGCACAGCAACGCAGTGAAGGCCGGGGTGGCCTGGTATGGACGGCTGCAGGGGCAGTCCAACCCGAATACGCCGAAACATCCGATCGACCTGGTGGGCCAGTTGAAGGCGCCGGTGCTGGGCTTGTATGGCGGGCAGGATGGCGGCATTCCGCTGACCAGCGTCGCAGCCATGCAGGAAGCGCTCAAGCAGGGCAGCACAGCGGCCAAGGCCAGCGAATTCGTCGTCTACAAGGACGCCGGCCATGCCTTCCATGCGGACTATCGACCCAGCTTCCGCGCCGAGGATGCCAAGGACGGCTGGACGCGCTGCCAGGCCTGGTTCAAGGCCCACGGCGTTTGATCGACGGCGGCCGGCGT
The Roseateles amylovorans genome window above contains:
- a CDS encoding dienelactone hydrolase family protein, giving the protein MTKADFDSLLPERGFNRRAFVGTAVGSGFAAAVLPVSAQTITTDTQGLDAGPVSVPVGNFNMPAYAARPAGVKHPPVVLVISEIFGVHEHIADVARRFAKAGYFAIAPDLFLRQGDAKAYTEISRLMAEVISKVPDEQVLRDLDATVAFAKAQGGNTARLGITGFCWGGRITWLYSAHSNAVKAGVAWYGRLQGQSNPNTPKHPIDLVGQLKAPVLGLYGGQDGGIPLTSVAAMQEALKQGSTAAKASEFVVYKDAGHAFHADYRPSFRAEDAKDGWTRCQAWFKAHGV